Within Deferribacterota bacterium, the genomic segment CTAATTCATTCTCTTTAACTCTTAACTCCTTTTTAAGATTATTCAATTGCCTTTTCAATTTCATTCTATCAGTTATAAATAACATATAGACAATGAGCATGCCTAAGAAAAAACATATTATCATAACAATAAAAAGGGGTATTTGTAATGGTTCATAATTTACAAAATATTTAACGGGTACAATCTCCATATTAAAGGCACCAAAAACAACAATAATACACAAAAATAGAATTTTAATTATTAACTTAATAAATTTCATTATATACTCCTTATTCACATTTTATTAAAATAATCTACAATTTCATCATATAATTCAAAAAGATCAATTGACATAACCTTTGTTTCTGAAAGAACGGGTATAAAATTTGTATCACCACTCCACCTTGGGACAATATGTAAATGCAAGTGATCATCTATGCCTGCACCAGCAGCTTTACCTATATTAAAACCAATATTAAATCCCTCTGGGTACATATTATCCTTTAGTACTTTAACTGATATATCGAGCATCTCTTTCATTTCTAAAAATTCTTTCTCATTTAATTTTGTAATATCACTTAAATGCCTATAAGGCACAACCATAAGATGTCCAGGGTTATAGGGATATAAATTCATAATGATAAAATTATTAACACCCCTCTTTAAGATTAAAGATTCCCTGTCATTAGTTTTATCTTTACCAATACAAAATATACAATTTTCACTCTTAAGAAAGCCTGACTTAATATAGTTTTTTCTCCATGTTGCCCACAACCTATACATTTTCTAATTTCCTATCTAATTGCTTTAAAATATAGCTTACTTTTTCATTAATTACAATATCAGCATCCCTATCTAAGGGAGTATTTTGTAAATTTATAATCGCAAGTTTA encodes:
- a CDS encoding HIT domain-containing protein; the protein is MYRLWATWRKNYIKSGFLKSENCIFCIGKDKTNDRESLILKRGVNNFIIMNLYPYNPGHLMVVPYRHLSDITKLNEKEFLEMKEMLDISVKVLKDNMYPEGFNIGFNIGKAAGAGIDDHLHLHIVPRWSGDTNFIPVLSETKVMSIDLFELYDEIVDYFNKM
- a CDS encoding LapA family protein; this translates as MKFIKLIIKILFLCIIVVFGAFNMEIVPVKYFVNYEPLQIPLFIVMIICFFLGMLIVYMLFITDRMKLKRQLNNLKKELRVKENELVKLRNISLTEKDTNE